In Clostridium sp., one DNA window encodes the following:
- a CDS encoding galactitol-1-phosphate 5-dehydrogenase — protein MEYMKALVIEDVKKLVYKDVEIPKVEECKVLIRVRACGICGSDIPRARDGGVHSFPQIVGHEFAGDIVKIGEKVGNYKVGDRVTAAPLVPCGKCKNCQKGHPAMCTSYSFIGSREPGAMAEYVAVPGKNLIKLADSVTYEQGACIEPITVALHGVERVNITSGKKAIVYGCGTIGILLMQCLKAKGLEKVYVVDIDDFKLSMAKELGAYEVINSLKTDVIEYFNEHGKVDYVFETAGVNFIQSQVLNLVDKLGSVVYVGTANKDVTINHKTFENILRGELNVTGSWMSYSAPFPGNEWKAAVEYLESGKINVDKIITHRFKLKDGYNAFEAMLSKDENSIKVMYIL, from the coding sequence ATGGAATATATGAAAGCACTTGTAATTGAAGATGTAAAAAAGTTAGTATATAAAGATGTAGAAATTCCCAAAGTTGAAGAATGCAAAGTGCTTATTCGCGTTAGAGCATGTGGAATATGTGGTTCAGATATACCTCGTGCGAGAGATGGAGGAGTTCATAGTTTCCCGCAAATAGTAGGACATGAGTTTGCAGGAGATATTGTAAAAATTGGAGAAAAAGTTGGAAACTATAAAGTTGGAGATAGAGTTACAGCAGCACCTTTAGTACCTTGCGGAAAATGTAAAAACTGTCAAAAGGGTCATCCGGCCATGTGCACAAGTTATTCTTTCATAGGTTCAAGAGAACCAGGAGCTATGGCAGAATATGTTGCAGTACCTGGTAAGAATCTTATAAAATTAGCTGATAGTGTAACTTACGAGCAAGGAGCATGTATAGAACCAATAACAGTAGCGCTTCATGGAGTTGAAAGAGTAAATATAACTTCAGGAAAAAAAGCTATAGTTTATGGTTGCGGTACAATAGGGATTTTATTAATGCAATGTTTGAAAGCTAAAGGGTTAGAAAAAGTATATGTAGTAGATATAGACGATTTTAAATTATCTATGGCAAAAGAATTGGGAGCGTATGAAGTAATTAATTCTCTTAAAACAGATGTTATAGAATATTTTAATGAACATGGAAAAGTTGACTATGTTTTTGAAACTGCAGGTGTAAACTTTATACAAAGTCAGGTATTAAATTTAGTGGATAAATTAGGAAGCGTAGTTTATGTTGGAACAGCTAATAAGGATGTAACAATAAATCATAAAACTTTTGAGAATATTTTGAGAGGAGAATTAAATGTAACAGGTTCATGGATGTCATACTCAGCACCATTTCCGGGCAACGAATGGAAAGCTGCAGTGGAGTATTTAGAATCAGGAAAGATAAATGTAGATAAGATAATAACTCATCGATTTAAATTAAAAGATGGTTATAATGCATTTGAAGCTATGCTTAGCAAAGATGAAAATTCAATAAAAGTGATGTATATATTATAA
- a CDS encoding tagatose bisphosphate family class II aldolase has product MKLLSTREMLLKAQRERYAVPAFNIHNLETLQVVAETSMEMRSPVIIAGTPSTIEKYAGPDYIRAMAEVAAERYNIPIAIHLDHFEDIQAIKKDIDIGFRSCMIDASKHEFEKNIEIVKEVVEYAHRFDTTVEAELGKLGGREDDVAVNEKDAMYTNPDDAAEFVSRTDVDSLAIAIGTAHGLYKGEPKLDFERLGEIRNKVTVPLVLHGASDVPDELVKKAISLGICKVNVATDLKIPFSDAVKEFFNTHPRENDPRKYMTPGKEAMKKIVHHKIEVCGSVNRY; this is encoded by the coding sequence ATGAAATTATTATCAACAAGGGAAATGCTTTTAAAAGCTCAAAGAGAAAGATATGCAGTACCAGCATTTAATATACACAATCTTGAAACATTGCAAGTTGTAGCAGAGACGTCAATGGAAATGAGATCACCAGTAATAATTGCGGGAACACCATCAACAATAGAAAAGTACGCTGGCCCAGACTATATTAGGGCTATGGCAGAAGTGGCAGCGGAAAGGTATAATATTCCAATAGCCATACATTTAGATCATTTTGAAGATATACAAGCAATAAAAAAAGATATTGATATAGGCTTTAGGTCATGTATGATTGATGCATCAAAACATGAATTTGAAAAAAATATTGAAATTGTTAAAGAAGTAGTAGAATATGCTCATAGATTTGATACAACAGTTGAAGCAGAACTTGGAAAACTTGGTGGAAGGGAAGATGATGTTGCAGTTAATGAAAAAGATGCCATGTATACAAATCCAGACGATGCAGCAGAATTTGTTAGCAGAACTGATGTGGATTCGTTGGCTATAGCAATAGGTACAGCTCATGGATTATACAAAGGTGAACCAAAGCTTGATTTTGAAAGGTTAGGAGAAATAAGAAACAAGGTTACAGTACCATTAGTATTGCATGGGGCATCAGACGTACCGGACGAATTAGTTAAAAAGGCAATTTCGCTTGGAATATGTAAAGTTAATGTTGCTACAGATTTAAAAATCCCATTTTCAGATGCTGTAAAAGAATTCTTTAATACACACCCAAGGGAAAATGATCCGAGAAAATATATGACTCCAGGGAAAGAAGCTATGAAGAAAATAGTACATCATAAAATTGAAGTTTGTGGTAGTGTGAACAGATACTAA
- the pfkB gene encoding 1-phosphofructokinase, translating to MILVLNLNASLDKRYEVTDMVKGKVIRAKQVQNTPGGKGIHVANVITILNEECIATGLLGGKAGEFINEKLNEYKIKHDFVNINGETRSCLAIISDDLVQTEILEPGPEVSKNEQQYFLDKYIDLVKDVDIVVASGSVPRNIPSNFYRKLIEMTNSQGKRFLLDTSGELLKEGIKGKPYFIKPNRDEIEALTGRKIDTIEDAVEEIKRFQSQGVEFVVISLGVDGSVAGTNGKFYKVNIPKVKAINPVGSGDSYVAGVAISIQRGYTIEETLKFASACGTANAMEKESGFVTKFVVDELTTKIRVEEIQ from the coding sequence ATGATATTGGTTTTGAACCTTAATGCATCTTTGGATAAAAGATACGAAGTAACAGATATGGTTAAAGGAAAAGTTATAAGGGCAAAGCAAGTTCAAAATACCCCTGGTGGTAAGGGGATACATGTAGCAAATGTAATAACAATATTAAATGAGGAATGTATAGCTACAGGCCTACTGGGAGGTAAAGCAGGAGAATTTATCAATGAAAAATTAAATGAATACAAAATAAAACACGATTTTGTAAATATAAATGGAGAAACAAGATCATGCTTAGCTATCATTTCAGATGATCTTGTGCAAACTGAAATACTTGAGCCAGGACCAGAAGTAAGTAAAAATGAACAACAATATTTTTTAGATAAATATATAGATTTAGTTAAAGATGTCGATATAGTTGTAGCATCTGGAAGCGTACCAAGGAATATTCCAAGTAATTTTTATAGAAAATTAATAGAAATGACTAATTCACAAGGGAAAAGATTTTTATTAGATACTAGTGGAGAACTTTTAAAAGAAGGAATTAAAGGAAAGCCATATTTTATTAAACCAAATAGAGATGAAATAGAAGCTTTGACAGGAAGAAAAATTGATACAATAGAAGATGCAGTAGAGGAAATAAAAAGATTTCAATCTCAAGGTGTAGAATTTGTTGTAATATCACTAGGTGTTGATGGTTCTGTTGCAGGAACTAATGGAAAATTCTATAAAGTAAATATTCCAAAAGTAAAAGCGATTAATCCTGTAGGATCAGGAGATTCTTATGTTGCAGGAGTAGCAATATCTATTCAGAGGGGATATACAATTGAAGAAACTTTAAAATTTGCATCAGCTTGCGGGACTGCTAACGCAATGGAAAAAGAAAGTGGTTTTGTAACAAAATTTGTAGTTGATGAATTAACTACAAAAATAAGAGTAGAGGAAATTCAGTAA
- a CDS encoding Mrp/NBP35 family ATP-binding protein, whose translation MSNCNSCPSNDGCEKDKESCMIKNNPMNNVKKVIGVMSGKGGVGKSTISVLLAKELNKKGFKVGILDADITGPSIPKLLNLKNKRAESIKRNIVPVTTKEGIKVISLNLLIENEEEPVIWRGPIIGSVVEQFWTDVLWGELDYLVIDMPPGTGDVAITVMQSIPIDGIIMVSVSQDLVSMIVSKAVNMVKKMDIKILGIIENMSYVKCPNCNKKIKIFNGENTYEFLEKMNLKLLGELPVVDGICNSLPSKNKNTDNSIGSIFSQIVENIIKSLEKEIKDEKSIGISQGRI comes from the coding sequence ATGTCAAATTGTAATTCATGTCCATCAAACGACGGATGTGAAAAGGATAAAGAAAGCTGTATGATTAAAAACAATCCTATGAATAATGTGAAAAAAGTAATAGGTGTAATGAGTGGAAAGGGAGGGGTGGGCAAATCTACAATTTCGGTATTATTGGCAAAAGAACTCAATAAAAAAGGTTTTAAAGTAGGTATACTTGATGCTGATATTACAGGACCAAGTATTCCAAAATTGCTGAATTTGAAAAATAAAAGAGCAGAATCCATAAAAAGGAATATTGTGCCTGTAACTACTAAAGAAGGTATAAAAGTTATATCACTTAACTTATTGATAGAAAATGAGGAAGAACCTGTAATTTGGAGAGGCCCTATAATAGGCAGCGTTGTTGAACAGTTTTGGACAGATGTGTTGTGGGGAGAACTTGATTATTTGGTAATTGACATGCCTCCCGGAACGGGAGATGTAGCTATTACTGTAATGCAGTCAATACCTATTGATGGAATAATAATGGTATCAGTATCTCAAGATTTAGTATCCATGATAGTTTCAAAAGCTGTAAATATGGTAAAGAAAATGGATATTAAAATTTTAGGCATTATTGAAAATATGAGCTATGTAAAATGTCCAAATTGTAATAAAAAGATCAAAATTTTCAATGGGGAAAATACTTATGAATTTTTAGAAAAAATGAATTTAAAACTTCTCGGGGAATTGCCTGTCGTAGACGGTATATGTAACTCATTGCCTTCCAAGAATAAAAATACAGATAATAGTATAGGTTCAATATTCAGTCAAATAGTTGAAAATATAATTAAAAGCTTAGAGAAGGAGATAAAAGATGAAAAAAGTATTGGAATTTCACAAGGAAGGATATAA
- a CDS encoding C-GCAxxG-C-C family (seleno)protein has translation MKKVLEFHKEGYNCAESIVKAINEEKETNIPVSIASPFGSGMTVGTTCGAVTGALMALGSIKGRETSKESNETREITKEVMNRVKEKYGTFECSKLKKKGISCDEIIEYTYEILRECLK, from the coding sequence ATGAAAAAAGTATTGGAATTTCACAAGGAAGGATATAATTGTGCAGAATCTATTGTAAAAGCCATAAATGAAGAAAAAGAAACAAATATTCCAGTCTCTATAGCTAGTCCTTTTGGATCAGGTATGACTGTTGGAACTACCTGTGGAGCTGTTACTGGAGCATTAATGGCTTTAGGTTCAATAAAGGGAAGAGAGACAAGTAAAGAATCAAATGAAACGAGAGAAATCACCAAAGAAGTAATGAATAGAGTAAAAGAAAAATATGGAACCTTTGAGTGCTCAAAGCTGAAGAAAAAAGGCATATCTTGTGATGAAATAATAGAATATACTTATGAAATTTTGAGAGAATGTCTTAAATAA
- a CDS encoding NifB/NifX family molybdenum-iron cluster-binding protein, which yields MKIAVASEGKQISGHFGHCGGFAIYEIGEDKSLKKDFVQNPGHKQGFLPIFLKDKDVNVIISGGMGETAVQLFKDNKIEVVTGVQGLCDDAVQKYINGDLRSTGSVCTEHQHEGNCSN from the coding sequence ATGAAAATTGCAGTAGCAAGTGAAGGAAAACAAATAAGTGGACATTTTGGACATTGTGGAGGATTTGCGATTTATGAAATAGGAGAGGATAAGTCTTTAAAAAAGGACTTTGTGCAAAATCCGGGACATAAGCAAGGATTTTTACCGATATTTTTGAAGGATAAGGATGTAAATGTAATAATATCAGGTGGGATGGGGGAAACTGCAGTTCAATTATTTAAAGATAATAAAATAGAGGTTGTTACAGGTGTTCAAGGTTTGTGTGACGATGCGGTACAGAAATATATAAATGGAGATTTGAGGTCTACTGGAAGTGTATGTACAGAACATCAACATGAAGGAAATTGCAGTAATTAG
- a CDS encoding DUF134 domain-containing protein → MPRPTKFRRVEFFPEDTYFVPWGKPRCKIEEMVLKVEELEAMRLKDIEGLNQEECAKKMQVSRQTFQNIIDNARKKVAVALTEGNAIRINGGNYKATFCKFKCLNCGNVYEIKYENDKYACPVCGSNKVACSKKVGFCKRWCKD, encoded by the coding sequence ATGCCAAGGCCGACAAAATTTAGAAGAGTAGAATTTTTCCCGGAGGATACCTACTTTGTCCCATGGGGGAAACCTAGATGCAAGATTGAGGAAATGGTTTTGAAGGTAGAGGAGCTTGAAGCAATGAGACTCAAAGATATTGAGGGACTGAATCAGGAAGAGTGTGCAAAAAAAATGCAGGTGTCCAGGCAGACATTCCAAAATATCATCGACAATGCAAGAAAAAAAGTAGCTGTTGCCCTTACAGAAGGTAATGCAATAAGAATAAATGGAGGAAATTATAAGGCTACATTTTGTAAATTTAAATGTCTTAATTGCGGAAATGTGTATGAGATAAAATATGAGAATGACAAATATGCATGTCCTGTGTGTGGTTCAAATAAAGTAGCTTGTAGTAAAAAGGTCGGCTTTTGTAAAAGATGGTGCAAAGATTAA
- a CDS encoding MarR family winged helix-turn-helix transcriptional regulator codes for MNNVQDAMYLLKIIKRVMRNVHKDVENHFKELNMTAPQVFVAITLIHNGKIKISDLSRKIGLSNSTVSGIVDRMEKQGWVSRIRSKDDRRVVYVDVTPEFMKIARSKHDEVYGTFQSMVDSATGEEMNVISRGLITLERVMDRQEIK; via the coding sequence ATGAATAATGTTCAAGATGCCATGTACCTGCTTAAAATTATAAAAAGGGTTATGAGAAATGTTCACAAAGACGTGGAAAATCATTTCAAGGAGCTTAATATGACCGCACCGCAGGTGTTTGTGGCTATTACGCTAATTCATAACGGTAAAATAAAAATAAGTGATTTAAGCCGGAAAATTGGTCTGTCAAACAGTACTGTATCCGGAATTGTGGACAGAATGGAAAAACAGGGATGGGTAAGCAGAATCAGGAGCAAGGATGACAGGAGAGTTGTATATGTGGATGTGACTCCTGAATTCATGAAAATTGCCAGATCAAAGCACGATGAAGTTTATGGTACGTTCCAATCCATGGTTGACAGTGCAACCGGCGAGGAAATGAATGTAATAAGCAGAGGGCTCATTACACTGGAGAGGGTTATGGACAGACAGGAAATAAAATAA
- a CDS encoding ABC transporter ATP-binding protein — MLKLLKYLKPFIALVAGAIILLFVQAMCDLSLPDYMSNIVNIGIQQNGIENAVPKALRKSEMNKLKVSMNEDDRLEIVKNYNLIDRSSPDYDKYVKDYPGLQKEPVYVLKNIEKPEIDRMNPIMGRAFLSASGADKKFNLSGEDMVTQASVGFVKAEYTMLGMNTDKIQRNYIIHTGVIMLLFSLMSVVCTVAVGFLAARTAAGFCRNLRKDLFEKVESFSSREFDKFSTASLITRTTNDITQIQLVIFLAIRMIIYAPILGVGGIMRAVSNSTSMSWIIALAVVVLLGLIGCIFAVAFPKFKKVQKLVDRLNLVTRESLSGMMVIRAFNNQKFEENRFDEANRDLTNTNLFINRIMSMMFPAMMLIMNGITILVVWVGAHQIANSSMQVGDMMAFMQYAMQIIFAFLMMSFMFILIPRASVSGQRISEVLEVKPAILDPERPLHFKGGVKGMVEFKDVFFKYEGAEEYALKNINFRAFPGQTTAFIGSTGSGKSTLVNLIPRFYDVTEGHITIDGTDIRDITQNELRDSIGYVPQKGSLFKGTIESNLKYAREDATEKDIRKAAEIAQAEEFIDEKPEKFKSEISQGGLNVSGGQKQRLSIARALVKKPAIYIFDDSFSALDFKTDSRLRKALESETKSSTILTVAQRISTIKNADQIIVLDKGRIVGKGTHEELMENCTTYREIALSQLSEEELA; from the coding sequence ATGCTTAAGTTGTTGAAATATTTGAAGCCGTTTATTGCGTTGGTTGCAGGTGCAATAATTTTACTTTTTGTACAGGCGATGTGCGACCTGTCACTTCCGGATTATATGTCCAATATCGTAAATATTGGGATACAGCAAAATGGAATTGAAAATGCGGTGCCCAAGGCACTTAGAAAATCTGAAATGAATAAACTTAAAGTGTCCATGAATGAAGACGATAGACTGGAGATCGTGAAAAATTACAACCTGATTGACAGATCGAGTCCGGATTATGATAAATATGTAAAGGACTATCCGGGACTGCAAAAGGAGCCGGTATATGTTTTGAAAAATATTGAAAAACCTGAAATAGACAGAATGAATCCAATAATGGGAAGGGCGTTTCTTTCTGCATCAGGGGCTGATAAGAAATTCAATCTGTCCGGCGAAGATATGGTGACGCAGGCTTCAGTTGGTTTTGTAAAGGCCGAATACACCATGCTCGGGATGAATACAGATAAGATACAGAGAAATTATATTATCCATACTGGAGTAATAATGCTGCTTTTTTCTCTTATGAGTGTGGTCTGTACCGTGGCGGTGGGATTTCTGGCTGCAAGAACCGCAGCCGGATTCTGCCGCAATCTGCGAAAGGATTTGTTTGAAAAAGTCGAGAGTTTTTCCAGCAGGGAATTTGACAAATTTTCCACAGCCTCTCTTATAACGAGAACTACAAATGACATTACCCAGATACAGCTTGTTATTTTTCTTGCCATAAGGATGATTATATATGCTCCGATTTTGGGAGTTGGAGGAATCATGAGGGCCGTCAGCAACAGCACATCCATGTCATGGATTATCGCCCTGGCAGTTGTGGTCCTGCTTGGCTTGATCGGGTGCATATTTGCAGTTGCATTTCCTAAATTTAAAAAAGTTCAGAAACTGGTTGACAGGCTGAATCTTGTTACACGTGAAAGTCTATCAGGGATGATGGTAATAAGGGCTTTCAACAACCAGAAGTTTGAAGAGAACAGGTTCGATGAGGCAAACAGGGATCTGACAAATACGAATCTGTTTATAAATCGCATAATGTCCATGATGTTTCCCGCAATGATGCTTATAATGAACGGAATTACCATACTTGTAGTATGGGTGGGAGCTCACCAGATTGCAAATTCAAGCATGCAGGTAGGAGATATGATGGCATTTATGCAGTATGCCATGCAGATAATATTTGCATTTCTCATGATGTCATTTATGTTTATTCTGATACCGAGGGCATCGGTATCCGGTCAGAGAATCAGTGAGGTCCTTGAAGTAAAACCGGCTATTCTGGATCCTGAAAGGCCTCTGCACTTTAAAGGAGGGGTAAAGGGAATGGTGGAATTCAAAGATGTCTTCTTCAAATATGAAGGGGCGGAAGAATATGCACTCAAGAATATAAACTTCAGGGCATTTCCAGGACAGACAACTGCCTTTATCGGTTCTACAGGCTCGGGAAAATCAACTCTTGTCAATCTTATTCCGCGTTTTTATGATGTAACTGAAGGGCACATTACGATTGATGGGACTGATATAAGGGATATTACCCAGAATGAATTGAGGGATTCAATAGGTTATGTTCCTCAGAAAGGTTCACTTTTCAAAGGTACCATTGAATCGAATTTAAAGTATGCCAGGGAAGATGCAACAGAGAAAGATATAAGAAAAGCGGCAGAGATTGCACAGGCAGAGGAATTTATTGATGAAAAGCCGGAAAAATTCAAGAGTGAAATTTCCCAGGGAGGGTTAAATGTGTCGGGAGGACAGAAGCAGAGGCTTTCAATTGCACGTGCTCTGGTGAAAAAACCGGCAATATATATATTTGATGACAGCTTTTCAGCTCTTGATTTCAAAACTGATTCCAGATTGAGAAAGGCACTGGAATCTGAAACAAAATCAAGTACCATTTTGACTGTGGCACAGCGTATTTCTACAATAAAGAACGCTGATCAGATAATAGTTCTTGATAAAGGCAGAATAGTAGGTAAAGGCACTCATGAAGAACTTATGGAGAACTGTACAACATATAGGGAAATTGCACTATCACAATTATCTGAGGAGGAATTGGCATGA
- a CDS encoding ABC transporter ATP-binding protein translates to MSRRKGPAAMMKGSEKSHNFKPTMRKLIGYLSDYKISLIIVLIFAIVSTIFSIVGPKILGKATTKLFEGVMKKISGIGGIDFNYIGNIIALLAVLYVISSVFAYIQGWIMSGISMKVSYKFRKDISEKINRMPLGYFDRTNHGEVLSRVTNDVDTLSQTLNQSLGQIITSVTTVIGVMIMMFTISWQMSLVALCIIPVSMLLIAVIVKHSQRYFKQQQDYLGNLNGHVEEMYGGHIVVKAFNGEKESVDKFDGMNRKLFGAAWKSQFLSGIMMPVMNFVGNLGYVAICILGGWLAAKRTIEVGDIQAFTQYVRSFTQPISQIANISNILQQTAASAERIFEFLEEEEETAETSVPVKPDSIEGSVEFRNVRFGYDPKKVIINDFSALIKPGQRIAIVGPTGAGKTTIIKLLMRFYDINSGSILVDGNDIKDFTRNDLRSIFGMVLQDTWLYNGSIMENIRYGRLDASDDEVIEASRAAHVDEFVHALPDGYNMILNEEASNVSQGQKQLLTIARAILADPRILIFDEATSSVDTRTEVQIQRAMDNLMKNRTSFIIAHRLSTIRNADLILVMDHGDIVEQGSHRELLEKGGTYANLYNSQFEAD, encoded by the coding sequence ATGAGCAGAAGGAAAGGGCCTGCAGCCATGATGAAAGGCAGTGAGAAGTCCCATAATTTCAAACCGACCATGAGAAAACTTATCGGATATTTAAGCGATTATAAAATATCATTGATTATCGTACTTATATTTGCAATTGTAAGTACAATATTTTCAATAGTAGGTCCCAAAATACTTGGGAAGGCTACAACAAAACTGTTTGAAGGTGTCATGAAAAAAATATCCGGCATCGGTGGTATAGATTTTAATTATATAGGAAACATAATCGCTCTTCTTGCAGTGTTGTATGTGATAAGTTCGGTATTTGCCTATATCCAGGGATGGATTATGTCCGGAATATCAATGAAGGTGAGCTATAAATTCAGAAAGGACATTTCAGAAAAAATAAATAGAATGCCGCTGGGGTATTTCGACAGGACAAATCATGGGGAGGTACTGTCGCGTGTTACAAATGATGTAGATACATTGAGCCAGACCCTTAATCAAAGCCTGGGACAGATTATTACATCAGTTACAACCGTCATCGGCGTAATGATAATGATGTTTACCATAAGCTGGCAGATGTCTCTTGTGGCCCTCTGCATAATTCCGGTATCTATGCTGCTCATAGCTGTCATTGTAAAACATTCCCAGAGGTATTTCAAACAGCAGCAGGATTACCTTGGGAACCTGAACGGACACGTTGAGGAGATGTATGGTGGTCATATTGTTGTGAAAGCCTTCAATGGTGAAAAAGAGAGTGTAGATAAGTTCGACGGTATGAACAGAAAGCTTTTTGGAGCTGCATGGAAATCACAGTTTCTGTCCGGAATAATGATGCCGGTTATGAATTTTGTAGGGAATCTGGGGTATGTGGCAATATGTATTCTGGGAGGATGGCTCGCAGCCAAGAGGACCATCGAAGTTGGTGATATACAGGCATTTACCCAGTATGTCCGCTCGTTTACACAGCCTATTTCACAGATTGCCAACATCTCAAATATACTTCAGCAGACAGCAGCTTCGGCGGAACGTATATTTGAATTTCTGGAGGAAGAGGAAGAGACAGCCGAAACATCAGTCCCGGTGAAACCTGACAGCATAGAGGGCAGTGTTGAATTCAGAAATGTCCGCTTCGGCTATGATCCGAAGAAGGTAATAATAAATGATTTTTCCGCCCTTATTAAACCGGGACAGAGAATTGCAATCGTAGGACCTACCGGGGCAGGAAAGACAACCATAATAAAGCTCCTTATGCGTTTTTACGATATAAATAGCGGATCAATACTTGTAGATGGCAATGATATAAAGGATTTTACGCGAAATGATCTTAGATCCATATTCGGAATGGTTCTCCAAGATACCTGGCTTTACAATGGAAGCATAATGGAGAATATAAGATATGGAAGACTTGATGCCTCTGATGATGAGGTAATTGAAGCCTCAAGAGCGGCACATGTTGACGAATTTGTGCATGCTCTTCCCGATGGCTACAATATGATTCTGAACGAGGAAGCCAGCAACGTATCGCAGGGTCAGAAGCAACTGCTTACTATTGCAAGGGCCATACTTGCCGATCCAAGGATACTTATTTTTGATGAAGCTACAAGTTCGGTAGACACCCGTACGGAAGTTCAGATCCAGAGAGCCATGGACAATCTCATGAAAAATCGCACGAGCTTTATAATTGCCCATAGATTGTCAACAATCCGCAATGCTGATTTAATACTTGTCATGGATCATGGAGATATTGTGGAGCAGGGCAGTCACCGGGAACTCCTTGAAAAAGGAGGGACATATGCAAATTTATACAACAGTCAATTTGAAGCAGACTAA